A region of the Euwallacea similis isolate ESF13 chromosome 10, ESF131.1, whole genome shotgun sequence genome:
CAGACAAAGTAGGCACTCTAGAGGAGTATTTAGGGGGGTTACGAGTAAAAGCTTTCAAActcataatataaaaaaatccacaaaaccgAGGATATCAAATGTTTTTCCCTGTAAAATTAGCTTAACCGTACCAGCAAATTGCgacaaatgtttaaaatggaCTCGTCGATCTAAAAGGAGCTTTTTCGCACTCTTTAGCAAAAACAACATGAGGCTCGTAGGTCTGAGAGTTTTTAGGTCTTGTGCGTCACGTTCAATTTCAGAAACATATATCTACGTTGTCTATGGGCCTTGTCAGTGACGCCATAAACCTCTCTATGTTCTGCTAAAGAAACATAGAGAACCGACTAGTTCAGGTTATCTAAGTAACCTGATCTAAAGTCACTTACTAGTCGTTCCTCGAATAATGTTTCTCTATCTactttatatacagggtacaACCATTTGAAGTCCATGGCCTCAGgagattttttacaaattgaaaCATCGTATAAAGCTACTTTGCTATTGTAATgtggaattttaaagaatggAAGATACTCAAATTGTACTCAAATTGGGTTGATTcgattcaaaataaaaacagaatgAAGATGAAACAAAACTACTGCCCAACTTCGCAATCGAACACAAGTAAAAGCGAAGGAAACAACTAAGTAAGTAATGGAAATATGCCTAGTGTCTCGATCTCACAAATACTTACGACGATCGGTTCAGCGCTTTGTGTACCAGTCTtggcaaaaaagaaaaatttcccatcaataattcaaaaactaCCTCCGATTAGATTGGTACCCAAACATGAACACCACAAGAGACCAATGAAGTATTGAAACTCACCAACGGCTCATTGCTTTTGACCAGCTGGACAATCTTTATGGTCTGTTCGCCATCGTCTTCCTCGACAGGGATGTCGGGGAGGTGTGGGTAATAATCCTTTTGGGCAACTGCGTCGTGCGCACACAATAAACCCTTGAGAGAACAGAAAAACATACCAAGGAAGTGTGAAACGCGGGAAACTACCTGTAAAAGCGGTTTTTGCAACATCAAAAACAACTCCTGGCACTCTTCGGTTCTTTGGGGCTGCTGCAGCAGTAGCTCCAGTACGTCGGCCAGCACGTGCATTCCGTCCGACAAGGCGGGGATTGGAAAACACCTGTAAAGTTCCACTTCtaatcaaaaaatatgaaaatatcatttaaaacACCTTTAAGTTGCGTGTGCCGACCCTAAGGAGATAATGAATCTTCTTAAATTGTTCAACATGGACTTACCTTCGCCGTTCAACATTTCCTAATATCCTGTTATGGATGTTTACTAAAGCATTCAGTTCCTTGGACTGCAACAGTTCGTTCAAAAACGCCAATTCCTCCTCAGTGCTTGGAAGGTTGGCTGCTTTTTGAAGGTTTGCATAAAGGTCGGTTAAAGCTGAAATTGAGCCCttaaaatgtgtcatttcTAGCATTATCATTCGggaatttagtaattttgctcATCCTCTGAAATTGTCTCTGGTGCTAGTAGTTTTTGTTTCAGTAACTGTGCTTGCATAAAGTTCTCTAGCTACTCATATTTGCTTTTGGatgaagacattttttaagattttaaatgaatGTTTCTGAAATTCCATTTCCAAATCTTCTAGCTTGGCATCTTGATTTAAACacaaaagatttaaaatgccaaaaaatttcttcttcagaAAGTTTTAACAGGCCAATTGCCCCCCTTGGGTTCGTGCAATATTGTTCAACATTAGGgcaaaaagagcaaaaaaaaaggaaatttctttGCTATTAGTCACCATCCTTTTTCTACTGGTTTCGCCAAAAAGGATGTTTAGTTCGGTATCaccatttattaattaaatagttCCTTACCAGGAtcagtttttttctttccatttccCATTACGTCGGATGTCATGCTGCAAAgtctgaaaaaattattaaaatataatttaaaaataaactgtaGACCTCTCTGGGTGCTTAAAATGAATATTCCaaaagcaataatttattgatgtCAGTTGCACAGAGTTACACATGTTCAACAAACCACAAATAAGTGtaggtacatattaaaaataggaCAAGCTGCTCAGTTCTCAACAAAAGACACAGTTTAAAAATGGCATCACATTATATTAAGaataacacatttaaaaaGATAAGAACTACAACATTTACAATTCCATAAAAATCTGAGTTCAGGAATTTCTCCAATACGCAGACTTTTTTCAGGAGAGGTTCTTTGCTGCAGGAAGCAAAACATTGAACAATTTTACTGTCCAATACCCCAGGCCATCTTGACATACATCCCTGGCCTCTTATTTTATAATCATACTGTTCTCCATGTGGTCAGTAttaaatcatgtttttttttatgcacACCAGACAGTCAGTATGTACAAAGAGGATACAGTCATAAAAACTTATATCACAAACTAACCCAGACTGTTATTCCTATATTCCATTTCACCCATTATTCTCACTACCTTCTGCTGCAGACCAAAGCTCTCATATGCCCTAATGAGCTTCAAGCCATTCATGTATGAGATATACAATGTGGAATTGATAGGTGATAAAATAAGAAGTTTTCGATATTTTGCTAGAGTTAGTACACAATGGAGGTAACACAGATGACACAAAGCCACCTATTGAGATTGGTTGTACCTCAATAATTCTCCTGTCAGTTTTCAGGCTCAAGAACAGCACCCAGGAAAATTGCTTCTAGGGAGTTTGGCATTGTCAATTCTCACATAGCAAAAGTTGTCCAGCTGAGTGTTTTCCATTTCCACCAAGGATCCCACTAATTGGCCCAATGTCATGAAACTGCTCTGATTTCACTGTATATGTTTTTTCTGGAAAAGGCCACAAATATGTCCCCTCTAAAGTATCACCTCACATAAATGCCACGATGAACATATTTTCATCAGATCCTCTAAGTCCCAcgagatattttaaagaattttttattggttcTTGAGGTTCATAAGTTTCATACTCGGCTTTCATACAAAATCAGTTTCTTAAGTAGTTCTCAGAGAAACCAAGAATCTGAGCAATACCCAGGCCAAGACTCAAATTCGATGATTCAGGAAACTAGCCTGCAGTCTAGCTCGCAGTTGTAGTTTACAAGGTCTGAGAGCAATACTTAAgccaaattattgaaatgcTGGTAAAGTTACTAGATAGacagttttcaaatttcccaaaaatgaAGTAATGAAGCAATAGAgattatttagaataaaacAGGAAACTTATTCTTCCATTAAACTTGTTGGGACTCCAATAACTTGCCTCTAAAGGGCGCAAAACCAAGAGAGGCTACAGTGCCTACTTACCCAAGCAACTCAATGTTATACTGATCAATAAAAAAGCACTAAAAATACTGAACACaactaatttgaattaaatcgGACCTACTTAGGCCAGCAAACTGCAACATTACCATTCAGTTCAATTATGAGTTCAGTGCTAGTTGTAAGGTTAATAACCCTGCGTTGTAGGAAATTTGcagattttccaaattttttgtttataataatttgagGAAGCCGCCAGTATAAACAACTTAGAAGGGGGGAATTTAAATCACAAACCTCGTCTCGTCCAATTTCCGTCGATTTTCATGCCTTCCTCTGGAATTGGGGCAACGAAACTACGAGaaaaacacaagaaaacaCACCGACGAATGATTTTTCCTGACCACTTTCAATATCCAGAATTTCCTGATAGTTACATTTTCCGAGCTCAACCTGATAGGCAACCAGATATACACACCAAGGAAAGGAAAGCCACTGCATAAATGTGGGGACTCTATTAGAAAAGCATTTGTTAAGCATTAGGAGTTCATTTGACAATTTTACCCAAATTTGTCCAACCACTTAAGTTACGAGACAAACTACaatgaaactaattaaaactCGAGAAgtttcttcaatatttcactaatttctttcatttcaaataaatgttatttttgtcttttgctACAAGGCCAGGAAACTAAATCTCTTGTATTTCAATCATAGATGGCACCACATCCGCGTTCAAGAAAAAGCCTAAAGCGTTTTCTAACCTCAAAACAATATgtcattatttataattttggaTTGTTAGCTTCTCTCGATTAGCGAATGCCTAAAAGTCCCATTCAAAAGCTAAATTGACACGTTTGCTCTCTGCATACCCCATCCAACATGACCAGACACGCCAGAAATTGCACTGCAGGTGCAGTGTACACCTAccatgagaaaaaaaaagacgCTAAAGCTTCAGGTTATGGCAGCACCTCTCAGAGACTGGGTAAAGACTCTGTGACGAACTTTGACTGCTGCTCGTTATCTCTACAGCCCTGCAATAACCCCGTTATAACGTAATGCACCAGCCAGCTTTCTTActataaatttacattttatttgcaGCAAAGATGGCTATCTCTTTGATAAGGAAGTGATCCTCGAGtatataatttccaaaaagaaTGAGTATAGTCGCAAGATGAAAGAATATGAGAAGCTTAAGAATAGAGAACTGGAGGAAGTTGCCATCAAGCAGGCCATGGatgctgaaaaaaaaattcagagcTTTTTAAAGAGTGAAGCAAACATTGTTAGCAAGCCTTTAGATGGATTTAAAACTGGTAAgtaaattttgacaattaaaatcttgttttagtttaaattcgTTCATAGAGCCCAGCACTTCCTCAATCTCTAATATGGCTAATGGTCATGACAAAGTATTGCCAAGCTTCTGGGTCCCTGGACAGTCTGTACAGGCTGCAAAACCAAATCTTGAGAAGCCAGATCCTACCATATATTGCCCAATCTCTAGAAAGCCTTTGAAAGTCAAAGATTTAATTGATGTTAAATTCACACCAGTTAATGAAGATGATAGAAAGTCAATTCATACCAGAGAAAACAGGTACATGTGTGCAGTCACTCGGGACAGTTTGAGTAACTCAGTACCCTGTGCTGTATTGCGACCCACGTAAGTTccacataacttttttatttgatttagcATTAAGGGTAATGTTCATTAAGGGGGGATGTTGTAACATTGGAGTGTGTGGAGAAGCTGATTAAAAAGGATATGATACATCCCCTTACCaacaaaaaactgaaagatAAAGATATTATTGTGATGCAAAGGGTGAGCCTACTAAGTTCTGATTGGTTGAGATTTTGCaatgttatttgaaattttagggTGGCACTGGTTACGCCTTGACTAATGAGAAACTGCAAGCAAAGTATGAAAGGCCAGCCTTACAAGCATAAGTATATGTCTAATTACTTTGATATCTATGTATTTCTTAAGTgttgtatttaataaataaatcatttatttaccattttgttATGATTAGGTAGATAGATAATTCCTTTTATTCGAAATAACAATAGCACACTACATTCaaacacttcaaaaattatgtgtaAATATATGTAATGCTAACCAATGAGACctgattatattttttcgaaatttcgcacattttttattttatgtaatcCCTTAGATAAatgttaaagaattttattattattatcttgaaaatttgtgcGCCAGTTGTTAAAATCATTGTATATCAATCACTTTGTCGAATTCTGTCATTGCGTCAACGCAAGGAGTATTATAATATCTGTACTAGTTTTTGAACATAGTTACTCTGCCTAATACAGCACAAGAAACGCcattctttgaatttttgtccCTGAATATGAACTGTTACCTCCTTTTTATTCGGGGCCATTTTGTAggtacatttaaattaaatggcaGAGCCACAATATAACAGTTCCAGAAGtccaaaaatttcacatttataGGTACACTGACACACAATTAAATATATACCACAATGAATCAACCCTGTAGTTTATATGTAGATATATGAAGAGAAAATACGAGGAccatgcaaaatattttctttagtaCAGCACCTTAttacgaaattttgtattggACACCCAGTATAGTACATAATACTAATGACTCATTATAAGTCACAATTTTACATTAGCTTTTAATCAAACGTTCCCATGCATCTAAGACCttgattctaatttaattagttaCAACTAAATTACGGAGcgaatattatttatgatttatcATAGAACCAGTAGTAGTCAGAATACGTAAATCGACTGAAGGTTAGTTTATAAATGGAGTGAGTCTCTTAAATTTTGGCAAACGCTCCTATAATCTATCGTTTCTCGGCATTAGCTTTATCAgcacttgaaaatattctattGTATCGCGTTTTACGTTACAGTTAATTCTGGAAGTGcattgatattaatttttaaaagtgaaattactGATTGATCGTGAATATTCTTccaaattatttacaataaattcgTCTGGTAATAATTGCATCCAAACATTTTAGAGCAAAGATATGGGCAACAATTGGAGGCTGGTATGTGGGGACATCTACGGCAAGCTGACGACTGGTATTGTCGTAGGCACGGAGACATTCTTTTTtaagtaagtaattttttttgtatcattttttatttgcccCACAATGCCATCATAGGGATGATAAAACAATCATGTTAAATAACAAGTATATTACAGCTATAGTACATGGAAATCCTGATAAGGGACCTTACAGGCCTGTTTGGACAACATTTGTGTTCCATCATGAGATTAAATGTCGTTTCCAAAATATGTAGGTCAACAGGTTAAATTCTAATAACCTCAttataaaaagataaaattgattttcaacaaccatttttaatgtttaacaCTCTGGTTTTCATTAGTGAATCACTTTCAGACCTGCGTTTATACAAATActttttatgtagaatctatTATGCAATTTTCCGAACAATTTTGTaccactctgtataaaaaaaggatatttatttccttttgtAAACGAACTTTAACCATGTATTTTGCGTAATGGTAATAGATTGCTTTATAAACTACCTGCTGTGTATAATCACCTACATGGAgttaaagttcattttttactttttcattaTACGTGTAATGGTTTGTTTTGCTAGTTTTTTAAAGTGCCAATTCAGTGAAGCTCTTATGCATTATCTTCGTTAGCAGGAAACTTAACAGCTTATATAGACTTTCGGATTAAATTCATGAACCCATAAATTTCGAAACAAAGAATATTCgcaattttcacaaaaatcaaattcgaTTAAATATGGTTGCCCGAATTTCGTTTTCGTTTTGAAAGAAACtcgtttttaaatatctacGGAAGTCTGTCGCTTAAAAACTAAacgttaaataaataaaaaaataaaaaagttacctGCTGACCTGGAAAATCccgaagaagaaaaaaacgaaaaaaatgaagaaaaagacGAATACCTTCTAGTTATCTATGGgaaaaactcttaaaattttcttcaaaagatacagggtgatccTGCAATGACTATTCAACGGTTGACCAAAAATTACCCAAAAATAAGACGTTCTATACAAACTATATCCAATATTACGTCGTTCTGCTATTACAGGGTGCCAAAGTTCTCAAATgaatatcattttttcaaaatatttgctaaacgctttcattgatttttactaattttgaaactatgagttattacataaattggTGTGTTTTAACGTAAGCGggatcttttttaattttttttctctcataTTACTATGCAATCTACCAGCGTTGCAGACAATAAACAATTAGATTCACAAACATGGACAGGAGGCGAAACACTCCCATAAGAGTGCTTCGCACGCTATTTTATGGTATTCAACAGTTACCAGGTATCGCAATTAATGGAAGCGTTGCTGAAGGTCTAGCGGGTGAATTCTTTTCAGTCTTCTGATCGGCGCTCCATCCAGCAATCCCCTAGCGAGAACATTCGGGTGGTCTTCAAGTCTCTGCTTGTAATTGATGAAGTACTTTCCGATTTCCTCTTGTACTGTGATaactttaaaatcattttgaattgtCTTATTGGTGATGTATCATAGAGCCTTGATCATACTCCGGAATATTTTTGATTGGGatctttgcaaaatttcgatatttGAGTTACTCGCGGTACCTCAAAGTTGAATTCCATATGTCAAAATCGATATTAATATGgctttctattttaattcggggaaatattaaaaatggcgcgTGATTcggaaataaaagtttgtatttttgttatccCCTATACGAGCGACTTTAATTCTTTTTCCGTCACAagtcgattttattttgaaacttttttgtctcttatgaaatttttgtcagacataaaatttctctacaaaaaaattatttacgatacCTTGTAATTCATCACTGTTGTCTAGTTAGaacgaaaacatgaaaaaagttataattctAAATAGTCACCAACTTACAAGGAAAGGGACCCAAGTGTCCCCctccgattttaatgaaattttgcacagaAGTAGTTTAAACCTATCTAAGAATAATGATGTACATTTTACGTGCCATCTTCAAAGTTTAAGGGGTGAAAACTACCCCTAaagtttcgccaatttttcgttttttgacgataacttttgattcagatgagttagaacaacaaataaaaaggcaaactgttccttttttaattcttcatcgATCCTTCTGGatccgaaaaaaatatcacttttagtttgttttttcttttgaaaatttaatttgtttttctcccCGTTTTTGCATGCCTCGAGCTgtctcatacaattttttaccattttatagagaaaatatttctcaatagaATGGTGCAAAGTAGAACTCGATACCATGtttctaacaaaagttataattgtttaagcaAAAGTGTGCACGCCATGTTCTATTGCTTATAACTTCAGAACCGCAGGtcgcagaagaaaatttttcatagtaAAAAAGGCGTAATTTAATGAGCATTAAAGAATGATaccataaaaatgatattttcagttgaaattaGATTAACATTTTCTACAGTTAACAAGTATTATGCGTTAGTAATCAGCGTAGggcatttttccatatatgatAAACATACAAGTagtcgaatattttattggtatCTATGGATTATATGTTTTGCAGTAATGATATTcgtcgaaaaaatgtttaaaacatacatttttcttacaccaagaacatttaaatattgcaactTGGTCACATAAATCACATTTCGCAGAAACTGTGTGAAAGCTGTATTCTACAGGGTTTTCAAATTCGGCAGGCCTTTCTTCGATATATCCACTTTTAAaccatgaatatttaaaaagattagCGAATCTCGGCGAAGACAATTGATTATGAACGAGGGActgtaattttatcaaataatttctttcgtgtaaatttatatcatagttatttaataatactgAATCTGAAAACTtcctaacaaaatttttccaaactcGGAATCCAAAAACATCCAGAGGCTGTATTATTCCTGTTGTGCCagcaggttagttcaggttaggttcAGGTACGTTAATCTCATTATGATTAATAGCTATGTCTTCCAAAACAGTAGGGCATTGTCCATTCCAGGAATCTAAAagtaaaagtgatttttgtCCTGTGTTTGGTATAAATACTTCTGTCATCcatgttttgaaatgttcacttgttaattttccagatttgGATGCTAAAATGTAGACATTTTCTggacgaaataatttttcctccaCTCGAGGTCCAAACCCACCGCTGGGTtcatataaaactattaacaaaGGCGACATAAGCTTCATATCATTACTGCAAAACATATAATCCATAGataccaataaaatattcgactACTTGTATGTTTatcatatatggaaaaatgccCTACGCTGATTACTAACGCATAATACTTGTTAACTGTAGAAAATGTTAATCtaatttcaactgaaaatatcatttttatggtatcattctttaatgctcattaaattacgccttttttattatgaaaaattttcttctgcgaCCTGCGGTTCTGAAGTTATAAGCAATAGAACATGGCGTGCACACTTTtgcttaaacaattataacttttgttagaaaCATGGTATCGAGTTCTACTTTGCACCATtctattgagaaatattttctctataaaatggtaaaaaattgtatgagacAGCTCGAGGCATGCAAAAACGgggagaaaaacaaattaaattttcaaaagaaaaaacaaactaaaagtgatatttttttcggatCCAGAAGGATcgatgaagaattaaaaaaggaacagtttgcttttttatttgttgttctaactcatctgaatcaaaagttatcgtcaaaaaacgaaaaattggcgaaacttTAGGGGTAGTTTTCACCCCTTAAACTTTGAAGATGGCACGTAAAATGTACATCATTATTCTTAGATAGGTTTAAACTACTtctgtgcaaaatttcattaaaatcggagGGGGACACTTGGGTCCCTTTCCTTATTAGTTTAATTCTCATAACAAAAGTTCAAAATGTTTCCCTGAATACACaaataaattcgtttcaaaaaattaatctctCCTAATTGCACGTTGGCGTCCTCGTTCAACATTATTTAGATTAAAACTACCCGTTTCCGTAAGTTGCCTTTCAATACTCGTGAAAGTTTGATGGTTCAGAATTCTGTgacccacaaaaaaaatcaatattatataatattaattctgacaaaaattcaattttatttcctggaaaaataaaattaatttctaaaaaaaaatctcaaaacagtgtttcaaattaatttcgacttgAAGCCGAGCAGTACATAGTTGAGATGtgaaccacaaaaaaaaatcaatttcaattcccgaaaaaaagttttgaaaatcttcGAAACAGTTCGAGTTTAGAATTAATTTCGATTCGAAGCAGAAGCCTACacagttgagacctgaaaaagaaaatttaaaagtttttaaatctTCGGCACCGTCAAAGTTGTGACATCATTCTTCGGCCACGTATAAAAATGGTTCTAAGTACCTTCCAGAAGagccaaaattgcaaataatttcgactttcaacaaaaatattaattacgtTGTTCTCATTGACCTGACAAAACTGTAAATCACAAGAAACAACAATCAGAACTTGCCCCCGAGCATCAAAAGCGTGAGCCAGAATCACGTCAGCAACATCTCCttttattcacaaaataaCAGCTAAACCCCGCccactttcactcactaaGTCATGAATACACTAATGACGTACTTCACAAGTCtttagaataaaagaaaactcgATTATCTCGATTATTAGTGGAGAACACATTACGGACATCTTGCTGATCGCCGCGTTAACATTCGAGTGAATCACCTACGAAGTGATGACGGTACTATATGCCTTTTGTAAATGTAGAGCTGATCGGTCTTAAAAACGATACTCGATAAGAAATAAGTTGCaatgtttccagatttagtaaaatgggGGAAAAGTTGCGAATTCAAGGCAGCAGTTTCATTATGCAAACATACCCCgatggaataaaaaatattttttctgttgtaAAGAGAActtgatttaaaaacaaatcagAGGTTTTTCGAGAACCatattaatttagaatttgatACGCTGTTAAATATGTCatgttcataattaataaacatatgtatataataaagataaagccACTATCAATCTTAACATTTTGTCTTGATCTATTAAAAGCTTAACAACTTTGAAAGCTAAATAATATGTGCGagcttataaatttaattctcttatGAACAATAGCCACAAGCATCGTGTCGCGATCCCGCAGTGGCATCACTTCCTTCATCAAATTGTCCAgaattcgtaattttattaatatgtgacctttgtaagaaaataattaaattgtataacCAAAAGACATTTTAGGCGTAGGATTATTGAACGCATCAAGAGGATAGATTTGaggcatttttcaaaacaattgcCTCACgcgtttccgagatatcgaCGTTCCATGtttgaaaagtggcaaaaCAGGTATAGCTTTCCTGTTgtaaattaaagataatttgtattattataaatttttttctgtttgttgTTTAATAGGATTGTTCGCAAACAGGTTAAAtctaacattttttgtttttcatttattacaCTCTCGAGAGTTGCATAATAAGTTTTGATCTAATAAGCAATAATCATAAGCGTCATGTGACCTTCCTGCAGGAAAAACATTtccttcaccaaattgtcgataatttgtaaattttactaataGCGCATGTCTGACTTATGCAAGCaactatttcaatatttgcaataagTGTAAAAATATAAGTCTACCTCTTGATGAACCTCCTGaagactttctttttatttatttttatgttgggAATTATTAGGAACTCGATTAAGAATGGGTTTATTTGGTATACTTTACTTCCAAAGATATTCTACCAATCAACTAGGATGGtaccatattttttcttctcaatttttaGCGCTTTTTGACGTTGGTGTCTGcaattaacattatttggatTAAAACTACGCGTTTCCCTGAGTAGCATTTCAATactcttgaaaatttaatagttcagAATTCTACGATTTGGATATTCATTATGATAGACTCGGACACTCATATGTTAATTTCCCTCACTGAATTCATATACTAGAAGTATATCAACCTTCTCAGCGATAgaataatgtttcattttaaaagaccaaaaattattcaatttacaataaactCAACATCTGAACAAGAACCATAGTAAACGCTATGTCATATGtacgaaatatttaatttattgttgcaTAGAGAAATGccaatcacaatttttttaacatcgTTTTCACAACAGTGATGAATTGCAAGGTattgtaagtaatttttttgtagagaaagtGTATGCctggtgaaaattttacaagaaaaaaaaactttcaaaataaagtcagctAATGgcagggaaaaaaattaaagtaattcgTACACAGGGTAAAATACAAactgttaattaaaaaccacatgctatcattaatatttctaTACATTAAAAAGAGATCCCTCTCACGTCAAAATACgtcaatttatgtaataacccatagtttcaaaataagcaaaaatggataaaagcgtttagcaattattttgaaaaaaaaaaaaaattaatttgagaagTTTGATTCCTTGTAGCTATAAAACGAAACAATATTGAACTTAGGTAAATTTGCTTAGAAAGCCTTATTTTTGGCGGAACATTGTATAGTCATTTCAAGAACCCTCTATATATTCATAAAAACATCCTTTTCAATTCGAagttcaaacaaaaaaaaagctATTTCCTATTTTCCACACAAATatcaatattgatttttaatagaattatttaaatatctatttaattaaaattcctacAAGCTACGCTAACTCTTGTTGTTACTACTTCGAGCCTGCATGACCACCAGATATGTCACcttgttatttttatcatGCCCTGAGGATTTTGaactttgatttaa
Encoded here:
- the LOC136411404 gene encoding nitric oxide synthase-interacting protein homolog, which encodes MTRHARNCTAGAVYTYHEKKKDAKASGYGSTSQRLGKDSVTNFDCCSLSLQPCNNPVITKDGYLFDKEVILEYIISKKNEYSRKMKEYEKLKNRELEEVAIKQAMDAEKKIQSFLKSEANIVSKPLDGFKTEPSTSSISNMANGHDKVLPSFWVPGQSVQAAKPNLEKPDPTIYCPISRKPLKVKDLIDVKFTPVNEDDRKSIHTRENRYMCAVTRDSLSNSVPCAVLRPTGDVVTLECVEKLIKKDMIHPLTNKKLKDKDIIVMQRGGTGYALTNEKLQAKYERPALQA